In a single window of the Chondrocystis sp. NIES-4102 genome:
- a CDS encoding metallophosphoesterase, which produces MISESIKIEKVAIAIKNLSPQLSGTTIVQLSDLHYDRIHLSTTILQKAIAKVNQVNPDLIVITGDFVTDDPTPIEQLATHLQNLKSKYGVYGCLGNHDIIPATAKDKIIEELGKIKLKILWNEVVYPLGDSLALVGLPDISSRQFRPAEVLASVPYHIPRIVLSHNPNTANILKQYRVDLQLSGHTHGGQVVIPHYGAVISLLPKISNFLPQQLRDRYPYLNNIAKIARNWNWSEGWHQVGTNQLYINRGLGSYFPGRFNCPPEITVITLESR; this is translated from the coding sequence ATGATCAGTGAATCCATTAAGATAGAAAAAGTTGCGATCGCCATTAAAAATTTATCTCCTCAATTATCTGGTACAACTATAGTACAGCTATCAGATCTACATTATGATCGCATCCATTTATCAACAACAATATTACAAAAAGCGATCGCCAAAGTTAATCAAGTTAATCCAGATTTAATAGTAATTACAGGGGATTTCGTGACCGATGATCCAACTCCCATCGAGCAATTAGCAACACATCTTCAAAACCTCAAGAGTAAATACGGAGTTTACGGTTGTTTAGGTAATCACGATATAATTCCAGCAACTGCTAAAGACAAAATTATTGAGGAATTAGGCAAAATTAAACTCAAAATACTTTGGAATGAAGTAGTTTATCCTCTAGGAGACAGTTTAGCCCTCGTAGGTTTACCCGATATATCTTCTCGTCAATTTAGACCTGCTGAAGTTTTAGCCTCTGTGCCTTACCATATTCCTCGTATTGTCCTCTCCCATAACCCAAATACCGCTAATATCCTCAAACAATATCGGGTCGATTTACAGCTTTCTGGACACACCCACGGCGGACAAGTAGTTATTCCTCATTACGGCGCGGTGATTTCCCTCTTACCAAAAATTAGTAACTTTTTACCGCAACAATTACGCGATCGCTACCCCTACCTGAATAATATTGCCAAAATTGCTAGAAATTGGAATTGGTCTGAAGGTTGGCATCAAGTAGGGACAAACCAACTCTATATTAATCGTGGTTTAGGTAGTTATTTTCCTGGTCGTTTTAATTGTCCTCCAGAAATAACCGTAATTACTCTCGAATCTCGTTAA